Proteins from one Armatimonadota bacterium genomic window:
- a CDS encoding ROK family protein, which translates to MRPNVNGKYIIGVDLGGTNVRAAITDKEGNFLGEGRRPSLAMEGFEITLAQIIQAIRDAISAAKVDVDDICGIGMGVPGRHISKEGIVLWSPNFKDWGGVQLLAPIREAIGVPAYMGNDVNVAALGEFRFGAGKDVNSLVMLTLGTGIGGGIILDGKLWLGANEGGGEIGHQIVNPNSGFRCGCGRFGDLEAEAAQAGIIERAQRMIRAGHKSVLLERGGPNLDDITPAMIAEAATEGDEVAREVMRQTGYWVGIGVANAINFLNPEMVVIGGGISQAGPVLWEPLMATVKANALAEALSVCQVVPAALGDDAGILGGVVLVLQELEACK; encoded by the coding sequence GTGCGACCAAATGTAAATGGCAAATACATAATTGGTGTAGACCTAGGCGGCACAAACGTCCGGGCCGCAATCACCGATAAAGAGGGCAATTTCTTAGGAGAAGGTCGTCGGCCTTCGCTGGCAATGGAGGGCTTTGAGATTACACTTGCCCAGATTATTCAGGCGATTCGTGATGCAATTTCCGCTGCCAAGGTAGACGTTGATGATATTTGCGGAATTGGGATGGGCGTTCCAGGCCGTCATATTTCCAAGGAAGGCATCGTACTGTGGTCACCAAATTTCAAAGATTGGGGCGGCGTTCAACTTCTTGCGCCTATTCGCGAAGCAATTGGAGTGCCGGCTTATATGGGCAATGATGTCAATGTTGCAGCACTTGGCGAATTTCGTTTCGGTGCAGGAAAGGATGTCAACAGCTTGGTAATGCTGACCCTTGGCACAGGAATCGGCGGCGGGATTATTCTCGATGGAAAACTTTGGCTTGGCGCAAATGAAGGTGGCGGCGAAATCGGGCATCAAATTGTGAATCCGAATAGCGGCTTTCGGTGTGGATGCGGCCGGTTTGGCGACCTTGAGGCGGAAGCGGCGCAAGCAGGAATAATTGAGCGAGCCCAGCGAATGATTCGCGCTGGCCATAAGAGCGTTCTTCTAGAGCGCGGCGGCCCAAACCTTGATGACATAACGCCTGCGATGATTGCGGAGGCGGCAACCGAAGGCGATGAAGTCGCGCGCGAAGTTATGCGTCAAACCGGATATTGGGTTGGGATTGGAGTGGCAAATGCCATAAACTTCCTGAATCCAGAGATGGTTGTTATAGGTGGCGGGATTTCCCAGGCTGGGCCAGTGCTGTGGGAACCTCTTATGGCTACTGTTAAGGCAAACGCTCTTGCTGAGGCGTTGAGTGTGTGCCAAGTAGTGCCTGCTGCGCTTGGAGACGATGCAGGGATACTTGGCGGCGTTGTGTTGGTGCTTCAGGAGTTGGAAGCGTGCAAATGA
- a CDS encoding sialidase family protein: MFGILAILGYAITTSIDVGFTNMVAPATNMFPRNTEGSVVELKDGRLLLAWTQFYGGTADNAGAVIAGVTSSDGGRSWSKPFLLQENIGKCNVMSVSLLRLKSGRIGMFYLVKNSLSDLQAYARYSSDEGKTWGSPMRITPDEGYNVMNNDRVIQLSSGRILAPIAYTPDISKPTPAVSFVLYSDDEGRTWKKSSPDIHAPKRGAMEPGVVELADGRVLMIIRTQTGRIYHTYSCDGGAHWEEARPMGVVSPESPASIKRIPGTGDLLLVWNNNFEPEKSHGGIRNPLTVGISHDGGKTWTNIRNIESAPGKSWAYASILFVGKNVLLTYYETENWTDGLSLKFRSIPLEWLYQP; the protein is encoded by the coding sequence TTGTTTGGAATACTTGCGATTCTTGGTTATGCAATAACAACGAGCATAGATGTGGGATTTACAAACATGGTGGCCCCAGCGACCAATATGTTTCCAAGAAATACCGAGGGGTCAGTAGTTGAACTTAAGGATGGCCGACTTTTACTTGCATGGACCCAATTCTATGGTGGCACGGCTGATAATGCAGGGGCGGTGATTGCGGGAGTTACTTCCAGCGATGGCGGTCGGTCATGGAGCAAGCCATTCCTGCTTCAGGAGAACATTGGGAAATGCAATGTTATGTCGGTAAGCCTCCTTCGCCTGAAATCTGGAAGGATAGGCATGTTTTATTTAGTAAAAAACTCGCTAAGCGACTTGCAGGCCTATGCTAGATATTCTTCGGATGAAGGCAAAACCTGGGGTTCTCCGATGCGTATAACGCCCGATGAAGGCTACAACGTCATGAACAACGACAGGGTAATTCAGTTATCCAGCGGGCGAATTCTAGCTCCTATTGCCTATACGCCGGATATCAGCAAGCCAACGCCGGCAGTTTCGTTTGTGCTATATTCTGACGATGAAGGGCGCACGTGGAAAAAGTCGTCGCCAGACATCCATGCGCCGAAGAGGGGCGCAATGGAACCCGGCGTTGTCGAGCTTGCAGACGGACGAGTCTTGATGATAATTCGAACGCAGACAGGGAGGATATATCATACCTACTCATGCGACGGTGGGGCACATTGGGAGGAGGCAAGGCCAATGGGTGTAGTTTCACCGGAGTCGCCGGCAAGCATCAAGCGGATTCCGGGAACTGGCGACTTGCTTTTAGTTTGGAACAACAACTTTGAGCCGGAGAAAAGCCATGGGGGCATACGTAATCCTTTGACGGTGGGCATATCCCACGATGGCGGAAAAACTTGGACCAACATTAGGAACATTGAATCCGCACCAGGAAAGTCATGGGCTTATGCGAGCATCCTATTCGTGGGGAAAAACGTGCTGCTGACTTATTATGAGACAGAAAACTGGACTGATGGCTTATCTCTTAAATTCCGGAGCATACCACTTGAATGGCTCTATCAACCTTGA
- a CDS encoding glycosyltransferase family 2 protein, protein MKLSVIIPCFNEVQNITDVLDAVRAVDIPKEIIVIDDGSTDNTAEVLQEYSKRYPIVIHSSAKNAGKGAAIRKGLEYVTGDIVIIQDADMEYDPKQYPELIKPILEGKADVVYGSRFRGKIEGMRLPNLIANRILTLAANILYRAGITDEATCYKAFRADVIKKLPLKCMRFEFCPEVTAKLRKRGITIHEVPIHYKARNTAQGKKIKWTDGVQALWTLIKYRFVD, encoded by the coding sequence TTGAAACTTTCGGTCATAATCCCTTGCTTCAATGAGGTTCAGAACATTACCGACGTCCTTGACGCAGTCAGAGCCGTAGACATACCTAAAGAGATAATAGTTATTGATGACGGCTCCACGGACAACACCGCCGAGGTATTGCAAGAATATAGCAAACGCTACCCAATAGTAATCCACTCGTCCGCAAAAAATGCAGGCAAGGGCGCGGCGATTCGCAAGGGACTTGAATATGTAACTGGAGACATTGTAATAATTCAAGATGCCGACATGGAATATGACCCAAAACAGTATCCTGAATTAATTAAGCCAATACTTGAAGGCAAAGCAGATGTTGTATACGGCTCACGCTTTCGTGGGAAAATAGAAGGGATGCGATTGCCAAACCTAATTGCCAATCGCATACTTACCTTGGCGGCAAACATCCTATATCGAGCTGGTATAACCGACGAAGCCACCTGCTATAAGGCATTTCGCGCCGACGTTATAAAAAAACTTCCGCTTAAGTGCATGCGGTTTGAATTCTGCCCAGAGGTAACCGCAAAACTTCGGAAGCGAGGCATAACCATCCATGAAGTCCCCATCCACTATAAAGCACGAAATACTGCGCAGGGGAAAAAGATTAAATGGACAGATGGTGTGCAAGCTCTCTGGACGCTCATCAAGTACCGATTCGTAGATTAG
- a CDS encoding polyprenol monophosphomannose synthase has translation MRGIVVVPTYNERDNIVQLIGAVMKIPIELDMLIVDDNSPDGTADLVEQISLTNARVHLMKRTGNRGFGPSYVDGFKWALENGYDAIFSMDADFSHDPESLPSLAKALEEHDMVLGSRYFEGRVSVVNWPLFRLFLSVFAGKYVRLITGLKVGDPTTGFRGFRRHVLESINLDTIKSNGYSFLVETLYRAYKCGFDIAEVPIIFTERREGSSKMSRKIMFEAALMPWRLRFSRFRPSKSCKP, from the coding sequence ATGCGTGGCATAGTGGTTGTGCCAACTTATAATGAGAGGGACAATATTGTTCAGTTAATTGGGGCCGTGATGAAAATCCCGATAGAACTGGACATGCTAATTGTTGACGATAACTCCCCCGACGGCACCGCCGATTTAGTTGAACAAATAAGCTTGACAAACGCCCGGGTTCATCTGATGAAGCGCACTGGGAATCGAGGTTTTGGCCCTTCTTATGTTGATGGTTTCAAGTGGGCGCTTGAAAACGGATATGATGCGATATTCAGCATGGATGCGGATTTTTCGCATGATCCAGAAAGTTTGCCAAGCTTGGCGAAGGCATTAGAAGAACATGATATGGTACTAGGTTCGCGATACTTTGAAGGTCGCGTGAGCGTTGTGAACTGGCCTTTGTTTCGGCTTTTTCTGAGCGTATTTGCCGGAAAGTATGTACGATTAATCACCGGTTTAAAGGTTGGAGATCCCACAACTGGGTTCAGAGGTTTTCGAAGGCACGTGCTTGAATCGATTAATCTTGATACAATCAAATCCAACGGCTACTCTTTCCTTGTTGAGACTCTTTATCGCGCATATAAGTGTGGTTTTGACATAGCAGAAGTTCCCATCATATTCACTGAAAGGAGAGAGGGAAGCTCAAAGATGTCAAGAAAAATAATGTTTGAAGCTGCGTTAATGCCTTGGCGTTTAAGGTTCAGCCGCTTCCGTCCCTCCAAATCTTGTAAACCTTAA